Within the Thermanaeromonas toyohensis ToBE genome, the region GGCAGGCGGCGGATAAGTTCGGCATGGTCTGGCCCGAAGCCAGCGTGGGCATAGTGAAGGCACAGGAAGACGACCACCAGGGCAGGGACGTGGTGATCGCATCGGTGCAGACTCTTTCCCGTGAGGAACGGCTTTCCCGTTTCAGCCCGGAGCGCTTCGGCTTCCTGGTGGTAGACGAAGCCCACCACGCTGTAGCGCCCACCTACCTCCGGGTGTTCGACCGCCTCGGCTTTATGGGCGGCGACCCGGGGAAGCTGCTGCTGGGCGTCACGGCCACGGGCTTCCGCGGGGACGGGATAGGGCTCGGCAGGGTCTTCGAGAAAATAACCTTCCAGCGAAGTGTAATAGCGCTTATAAGGGCCGGCTACCTGGTAGACGTAAAGGCACTGGCAGTCCGGTCTCAGGTCGATATCAGCGAAGTCACCATAAGGGGCGGAGACTTTGGCGAAAAGGAACTCGGGTTTATCCTCAACACGCCCACCAGAAATGAAATGGTGGTGAAGGCTTACCTGGAGCACGCTGCCGGAAGGAGGGCAATAGCGTTCACTGCGGACGTGCAGCACGCCAAGGATCTGGCGGCGGCCTTCCGCGACTGTGGGGTGGAGGCCGAGCCGGTATGGGGCGAGATGCCGTACTCCGAGCGCGTGGAAGTGCTACGGAGGTTCGCGGCGGGCAAAGTCCGGGTGGTCACGAACTGCGGCGTGCTGACCGAGGGAGTAGATATCCCGGCGACCGACTGCATCATAATGGCGCGGCCCACCAGGTCCAGGGTGCTGTACATGCAGATGCTGGGGAGGGGGCTGAGGCTCTACCCGGGCAAAGAGGACTGCCTGGTGATAGACGTCTGCGATAACTGTGCGAGGAACGACGCACTGACGCTGCCGACGCTGTTCGGCGTCGAGAGCGCGCGGGACGGCCTGCTGGACGCCATCAGGAAGAAGCGTGCTGCCAGGGAGGAGGCGGAAGTTTCCGGCCGGGCAGGTGTGGAAGTAGCACTGCCGCCCGAGCTCGGCGGGACGCTGCCGCTGGAGGTAACTGTGGAAGAAGTCGACGTATTCGCCCGGTCGGCGTTCCGCTGGGTGGTGGCCGGGGACATAATGCGGCTCCCCGTGGGGCCAGGGGAGTATATTTACCTGGTGCCCCTGGGCGGCGGGCTGTACAACGTGGAGCACCGCGCGGAGGGCGGGGCAAAGGTCTTGAACTCGAGGCCCCTCGACATCGGGTACGCCCAGGGCCTGGCGGAGGAGTACCTCCGGGAGAAGCTGGGGTGGAAGGCGCAGAACTTTGCATCGCGTGAGGCCCCCTGGAGGAAGCTGCCACCCACTGACAGGCAGGTGGAGCTGCTGCTGAAGCTGGGGCTGTACGTCCCCGGCATGACCAGGGGCGACGCCTCAGATGCTCTTGAAAAGTTCTTCGCAGCAAAGCAGCTGCGGAAAGAAGCCAGGCAGAAAGGAGCGGGTATGCGTGCTTAACAGGACTTTTTTGATAGGCCGCCTGGCGACCGACCCGGAGCTGCAGTACACCGGAAGCGGCGTCGCCAGGGCTTTTTTCGTGCTCGCGGTGGACCGGAAGCCGGACGCCGAGGGGAAGAAAGGGACTGATTTTATCCCGGTAGTCCTGTGGCGGAAGCTGGCGGAGACGTGCGCGGCGCACCTCAAGAAGGGGCGGCTGGTTGCCGTGGACGGCAAGCTCCACTCCCGGGACTTCCAGGGGAAAGACGGGCAGAGGCGCCGGGAACTGGAAGTCGTGGCCGAGGACGTGCGCTTCCTGGACAGGCCGCCGGAGGCCAAGGAACCGTTCAACCTGGATGAGCTGGGTACTGAAGTGCCGTTCGACGAAGATGACTTGCCGTTCTGAGGGGGTCGGAGTACCATGAGAAAACTCGCACCGAGTATTAAGGTTGACGAAGCAAGGATAGATACCGTTTCGGTTGCCGTACATGTTATCCGCATTGGTGGGAAAGAGATGACGCTGTCAGTGTTCCGCCAGCTGCCCATGGAGCCCCTCGTAGACCCCAATACCGGGGAACTCGCCGGCATCCCGTGGGGCCGCGTCAACTACCACTGGGGCTGCAATATGGCTGGTACGCGCGTGCGCTTTGGTGCCCCGGGGACAGAGAACCACGTACACGTCGTGTGGCAGAAAGGGGACGAACTCCGGCATGCCGTCGTGTACCGGGGAGAGATGCACAGGTGGCCTGAGCAATACCAAAAACTATTGGAACTGCCCCAGTTGTTCATCGCTGTGTAGGGGTGAACTGGTCGTGGAAGGGAGGGTCGCAGGATCGAGGAGTTGGGCGTGAAGGCAGGGGACTGGGTGCGGGTGACCTGGCCCAAGAAGCTCCAGGACAAGGGCGCGAAACAGTGCTACGGGGAATGCGGCGAAGTGGTGCAAGTATGCCCGAGGTTCATAGCGGTCCGCAGCCCTAACGGGTACGTGTTCTGCGTCTCACGGGCGGACATCGTCGAGGGGGCGCAGCTCAAGGTCAAGGGGAAGGTGGTGTCAGTTTCTTCTTCCGGCTTTCGCTTGATTTTAAGTGCTTAAAAAATTAAATTTCTGCGGGACAGCTGGAACAATAAGAGGTGATGCTCATAGGTTTACAGGGAGTGATAAGGAAGTTTTTACCAAGGGGTGAGTATCCTTGAGAGCGGCAGTTTACGTCAGGGTTTCTACTGAAAAACAAGCAGAAAAAGGGTTTCCTCTCGAAGACCAGATAGAGAGAGGCACGCAGAAAGCGAAAGAGCTGGGGGCTAGCGAGGCTGTGGTCTTCGCGGATGAGGGGCACAGCGAAGCTGATCCGTTGACGCCTTTACAGCAACAACTACTGCACGAAGTGAGAGAAGGAAAATTCCAGCTGGTGATTTGTTTGGCCGAAGACAGGCGGGTGGGGAACCTTGCGGACCAGCTGGCTTTCGCTTCGGAAGTTGAGAAATATGCCCGCCTCGAGTTTGTAAGCTGCTACAAAGAAAATCCAAGTTTGCCGGGGGATCGAGTAGCGTCTCAGGAAGAGTATGAGGAGTATCTCAAGAGCGAAAAGTGGCAAGAGTTTAGGAAAGCTGTAATTGAGCATTACGGTTATCAATGTGTTCTTTGTGGAGAAAAAAAAGGACTTGAAGTTCATCATCTCCACTACGAGACTTTGGGGTGCGAATGCGTTGATGATGTTGTAGTTTTGTGCAGGGATTGCCATGTGCGGGTGCATAGTGAGGGCATAGGTTTTGTTATGGGTGTATCATGGTGCCCTGAATGTATTTTTTACGGTACTCCTCGTTGTAAAGGACAACCTTATTGGTGTATGAAAGGCCACGTCGGTTGTATATACGGTATAAAAGTCGTATACGGTATATGTCCGAGATGCGGCGCGGAAATCGAAGAACCATATGAATCGTTATGTAGCTGGTGTTTAGACCAAATTCGAGAGGAGTAAGTTAATATGGCTTGGCAATGGCTTATCAATGTAGATGGGGGAGAGCCAAAAATATTAAGGCTAAAAGTGGGCAGCCGAGGGCGAAGTTCTAGATATCTTGGTCGTTAGTGATGAAAACCCGAAAGAGGCGGTTTTTCGGTTTGAACCCAGGGGGTTCGTTTCTCGATGGCTGTTGTCGCTGTGCTTTCGGTAGGAGGAGACGGCTTCGAAGTACTCCTCGACTGTGGCCTGTGCGGACTGTGAGTGGAGCTCTTTCCACGCGGCAAAAGCCCTGAACTTTGTTTTAAGTTCCGTTTCGGAAGGCCAGCGCTCCTTGGTTTTATGGGTTTCCCGGCTGTGCTATACGCAGAAGTTCCAGATTTTATTTGCGGCGAGCATTACTGGCTGGAAAAATGTAAGCATTTCCAGGCCTAGGGGGAACTGTTTGGTGGGCAGGAGCCTGTGGGGGTGGGACTTGCTGCTCCAGACCAAGGCGGCACCTGCTTTCCTTCCGGTATAGTTGCCTTCAGGCAATTATGTCAGAAACTGCTGTTTTGCGGAAACGGAAGGTGGGGGGCAAGTTTGGACGCTGCTTTCATTCCGCCCCTTTCAGGGGCGGGTTTTCTCGTGGCTGTTTTATAAGGATACCAGTGGGGGCTCAACTGGTTTTGACCCGTGTGGTAAGGAAGGGGGCCATGCACGAGCTGTGTGAGCCGTGCGCCCGGCGGCGCAACCGCCCGGAATGCCCGGTGATCACTGACCCCGTCAGCGTATGGGAAGCCGGAGGCTGCTGGGCGTTCACGGAGAGTGCGGCTGAAGTGGAGGCGGTGGAAAGGGCTATACAAGAATATTCCGAGCGCTGTTCGGCTTAACCAGCATTTAGTTGACTTCAGAAAAAGGCTGGTGGTACCGGTATGACGCCCGAAAAGCGCGAACTCGTCTTGGCCGTGGTTTTGGGGCTCGCGGCGGGACCGGCGTACCTGCTTGCGGGGCCGGGAAAGTTTTTTGCCTGGTATGCCGCCGTCCTCGGCGGTGGTATGCTTGCCACGGTTCACTGGCTTAAGGACATCAGGCCATCGCGAATCGCATGGCTTACCTGGCTGGCATGGCTCTTTGTATTATTCGCCAGCGCAGTGTTGGCGCTGGCTGCAGCCTGGGTGGTGGCATTTTCGATGCACGGTTGGGATTGAGCTTTTGAGTGCTGTGTGCTAGTATTTTAGTTAAGGGGAAACAGTTTTGGTGTTTTTCCGGCGTGACCGGGAAGCGCGGTAAGGTGTTGCGCCCGGGGGCACGACCCGCCGGGTAAGAACAGTCGGATAATACAGTGTGGCGTAAGCGCATTTATCCGGCGTACGCCACGGTCCAAAAGCTGGGGGCGCAAGCCCGGTTTTAGATGCGGGCCAATCCCCTCGGCCCGTCTCCCTAAATTCCCACAAGGGAAAGGAGGGAGGCACGGGCCAGAGGGGAGCCCGTGCCGCAGGTATGTTCGTACAACTAATGATGTGTGCCCTGGCTGCTGCGGCCCTGCGGTTTGGCTTATGGGCTGCGGTGCGGAGAGTGGATGGGCACGCGCCGGCGGAAGGGGGTGAGCGGTAGTGGACCCCTTCGCCGGTGTATACGAAATGGTTGAAGGAATTTCCCTTATAGAGAAGGCAGTGCTGGGGCTGTCCGTTCTTTGCTTTGTGTTCGGCTTGGGCCAGCTGGTGTTGAAGGCAGCGTTGGCCCCGGTGTGCGGTCAGTACGCCGGCCTAGTAGCCGACAGCCTGGCCTTCTGCGCAGGGTTCCTGGTCCTGGCCGGCGGCCACGGGATAGAAGTTCTCACGTGGGCGGCGGACTTGGCGGGCAGGCTCCTGGGCAGTCCGGAAATGTACCACAGCGGAGGTGCTGTTGCCGAGCTGCGGTGGTTACTGGACCGGGCTGTCTGGCAGCTGCAGAGCGTGCTCTAGGTAGGGGCCTGGCGGTGTGTTCCAGACTCGCACTGCCAGGTCCTTTTCTTTTGGTTTTTCAATAGGTCAACTACTCTCTGGTTAAGTAGGGGCATGCGGTAAGAAGCCGTGTGCACGGGTGCTTCTCCTTTAGGTTGGAGAACAGTGATTGATAAGGTAGGCGGTTGTTGTTAGAATAGAGGCGGGAGGAGTTGAGCACTGTGGTTCAGGAAGTGCAGAGAGAGACCGCAAGTACTAATGAGACATCGCGTGGGTTGATTTCCCAGGAGTTCTTTTTCTTGTTGCAACGTATGGATAGGTTGGATGAAAAGTTTTCCGCTGAGATAAAGCGGATGGATGATAAATTTTCCTCTGAGATAAGGCGGTTAGAAGGGAAGCTTGATCGCAAGCTGGGCAACTTATTTTGGGCTACCATGGGTGTGATTGTTACTCTGGCTGTCGGGCTGGGCGGTATAATTATTACTCTCGTTCACCGTTGATCCTGCAGAAAAGCTCGCCGCTGAAGGTCTGACTTTTAACTGGGACTCCCCGGGAAGCCTCCTTCCTTCAGGAAGGGGCGAAAGGCGGTCTTGATTTTTGCAGAATGGCGCTCCCAGACGTCTTTCTGCTGGTTTTTTAAACGAGTTCATACTTGGCAGTGCTGTTAAGCACTGATGTGTCGAAAGCTAGAGACAGCGGGGCCCATGCGGAAGCATGGGTCCCTTTTTCTTTCAGCGTCCGGTATGAAGGAGGTCATATGCTGCTGGTTTTTAGGGGGGTGGTAGAAGAAGTGAGCCCAAACAGAACAGAGGCGCTAAAAGCTCTGGCGGTCCGGGTCCAGATTGAGCCGGTCCCGAACGTACTGCTTCTGCTGGACCTAGCGTTGACGCATCCCACGTACGCCTTTGAAAACGGGCTATCCGAGCACAACCAGCGGCTGGAGTTCCTGGGGGACGCGGTCCTCAATCTTGTAGTAGCAGAACAACTTTACAGGGAATTTCCCGATGCCTCTGAAGGAGAGCTCACGCAGATGAGGGCGGCCCTGGTGTGCGAGGCGAGCCTGGCGGAGGCGGCCGGGAAGCTCGGCCTGGGCGAGTTCCTGCTGCTTGGCCGCGGTGAGGAGCGCGCCGGGGGGCGTTACCGCCGGTCGAACCTGGCGGACGCCCTGGAGGCCGTTGCGGGCGCCCTCTATTTGGCTGGAGGGCTGCCGGCGGTGTGGCGGCTGGCGGAAGGCGTCCTCGGGACAGGCCTTAAAGAAAAGAAGAGCCTGACTTTGATAGACGCAAAGACCAGGCTGCAGGAACTGGTTCAGGGAAAGAAGCGGGAAAATGTGAGCTACCGGGTCCTGGGCGAGTGGGGGCCGGACCACGACAAGTGCTTCAGGGTCGGAGTGTTTTACCGGGGCAAACTCCTGGCTACGGGCGAAGGGAGGAGCAAAAAGGAGGCGGAGCAGGAGGCGGCGCGGGTGGCCCTGGAAAGGGTGGAGTGCGGGGACCTCCGGTTAGTGTAAGGTTCGGACGTTTGATTTGATTAATTTGTTAATGGCATGATTATTTTGGTGAGGTAGGTAGCAGGAAATAGCGTATTATCCGCGTCGCTATTAGTGAATTTTTCTCCCGAACCAAATACGAGGGGAGTGGTTGACGACTAAACTGCGGAGTCACTTTTACGGGAATACGACGTACAACTTCATCAAGACTGGCGAACTGGGCTGGAGGTAGAAACAGCTGAAATTTGGCGTAACTTCCTCTTTATTTCTGGAAGGGCGGGTTTTTTCGCGGCTGCTTTATAAGTTCGGGCGGTAGTCCTGTTGTTTCTTTCCTTAATCAACAACTTGGGTTTGTGGAGGGGCCACTACATCCGTTACGCTCTGTCGGCACCGCTTAGGGGAAGCGAAAATGTTTTACAAAAGGAAGGGGGAAGCAACTAATGCAACAGAATGACATCGAAAGAGGTCTAAGGATTTGGGGACCTATAAGAGCGCCAATAAGCAAAAAATCTCTCGAACTTTGGGGAAGCGTGGAACCTGAAATTATTATCACTGTTTACAGAACGCTGTACGGGAATTCGGCTGTGCAGGATACGCTGCTCTAAGACATAGGAACGACAAGCGGTAACCTCCACCTGGACAAACTCAGCGGGGGTTCACTTGCTTCGCTCAAGGGATTTATTAAGCCTGGAGCGCAAACTGCTTTAGAGGTAGGGAGAAGTCATAGGTTAGTATTAACGAACACGAGTAGAAATTTGTTAGTTTGAGGGGGGTATTCAATATGTTTTGGCTTTATGATTTGGATGAACTGCCGGAAGACTTGAGGTATGTACTGGAGCGGTCAGGAGGCAACTTACCGCGGGGGCTCCGTAAGGCGATGGGACTGGAAGATCCGTTGGAGGAATACTGGAGGAGGCTAAGGGAGTTGTATCCGGACGTAGTTCCGGAATATTACCCTTACGGTTTGGACCTGTACTAGCAGGTGTTGTAGGAGAGAGCACTTGCTACCGCGCTGCACAATTGATGCAGCGCGGTTTTTTCTTTTGTTGGGGATTTATGCGCTGAAAAGCAGGGATGCCAAAACATCAGGAAGGAGGCATGTTTGCGATGAAAAAGCTTTTCTTTGTAAGTCTAGCGGTTTACCTGCTGGCGCTGATTGCAGCGTACGTCACCGGCTATTCGGGCAGGCTTTATAATTGGGTACTGCTCACGGCGATAATTCTTGCCTATTACTTTAATCGCGCCAGAAAGCAAAGAGAAAGTATAGATTTCTCCGCAGTTATCCGGGCAAGTATTTTCGTTTGGGCTATATTGTTTGGTGTTGCGTCAATTATTTCAGTGTTTGTCAGAGATGGGTATATTTTTGTGAACGGCCTTTGGCTGGCAACAACAATATACGGGATGCTATGCGTGGGGCGCTTAAGGCGCGAAATGAACCGGGCTGCTTACAGAGGAAACAGGTGATGATGCTTGTACCTCTGGGCAAGTAATATTTCTACTGGTTGGGATACACGGCTGGCTCAGGACATGTGCCCGGAAGGGGAGTGGATTGAAAAGCTGATGGCCGGAGGCAGGGTGTGCATGGCAGTATTTCCCGGGGCTGTTGACCTGCTGGATTGCAGAAAAGCTGGCGACAGTGCTAGGGGGAACTCTCAAAGAATATTTTGAGCCGGTGTGCTCTAATGGCACCATTCTGGTTTGAGGAAAGCCATCTGTTTTAAGTAAGCATTCTGGAGGAGGTGAAGGCTGGTACCGGAGATGATATTCCGGTCCAGCGATAAAATGTCAGTAACAGAGCAGGGAATCTCTGTTGATGACTTGAACCTGATGGGGACTACCCGGAGAATTAAAGACCCCAAAACCATCCAGGCGATGAAGAAGCCCTACTGCGAGCTGTGCGGCCAGAAGGCGTATGGCGAACCGCACCACATAAAGACGCGGGGAAGTGGCGGGAGCGACATACCCGAGAACCTGATCCAGCTTTGCTGGGAGCACCATGTTGCCGCCCACTCGGGCAGGCTTTCCCGTGAAGAGCTGGTGGGAATAGTGGCGGCCCGGGAGGGGAAGACGCCGGAAGAGATATGCCGGATAATAGGGCTGAACCTAAGGGTAGACCAGATAATCGTGAAGCGGCTGCCCCCGGCGGAAGCCGGGTTGGAGGAGCTTTTTCAGGCGCTGGTGGACCTTGAGGAAGTGGACGACGATTCGAGGTTCTTGAAGGGCGAGATAATGGCGGAGCTGGCGAGGCGCGAGATCAAGGTTGGCGAGATTGCCACCTATGCCCGCTGTTCGGCCGCCCTGGTCAGGGAATACATAAAGACCTACGAAGCGTTCCCGGATGAGAGCACGCGCGTGCCCGAGCTTTCGCACTACCATCACCGCCTGGCTGCGAACACGCCCGACCCACAGTACTGGATACAGGAGGCGGCGAAGCACCAGTGGTCGACCCGCCAGATGCGTGAGGCTATCAAGGCGGCCATGGGCGAACTTATGACGGAAGAAGAGAAGATGTTCGTGAAGGCGGAGGAGGCCCTTAAGCTTGCAGTCAAAGTGAGGAACTACGGCGGAGAGCCCTGGGAGTGGCTGTCAGCCAGGCTGGAAGAGCTGCTGGCCGGGATAGTACTTCCGGTAAAGGAAGGCAATGCGCCCGAAGCGGCGTAAAGAGGTGGAATTGCTGTTCCCGAAAATGGGAATTTGCAGAGTCTAGAGAAAGAACGATCCGGCAGGAGCGGAAACTCTTGAATTTTTGCTTACAGTTCATTATCATATAGTACAGAGAATTGAGTTCGCGCGGTATCTTCGGCATGATCGGGGGTACCTGGCAAAGGCTATGGGTCCTGGCAGGCGTGTCCTGCCGGAAAGCGAGACGGGGTACAGTGGACGGCGTGAGTTGGAGCGGGGTTACACGTGGTGGTTCATCGCCAGGCGCTGCCTCCTCCGGTTAACACGCCGTGATTGAGGAAACGGGGCGTGAGTGCAGTTCGGCGTACACGTGTTGGGAGAACACGTACGTAAGCAGCCGGCTGGTTTGCACGCCCTTAATTATTTTGTGCCGTTCCGTTTACCGCATTCTGGCGGGCGGTAGGCAGTCAAAAATTTGCCTACCGCCCTTTGTTGTTTTTGACGGAAGACAGTGGCGAAGGTTATCCGCTCTGCCCAGAGACCTCCAAGAAAGAGGTTTGTGGAGAGAGCGGAAGTTTGTAGAAGGTTGTGGTAGTTCACCAAGCGCAGTTTAGAGTTGTGTGCGAAAGGTGGAAGGACCTGTGCTAAACATCGACTTCTGGCGGATGCGTTTCGGGGTGGAAGTGGAGGCGCTGGACGGTCCTGTGGAATGTCCCCTGGGAAGGCGCGGGACGGACCACGGCGGCCGCGTGTACGAGTACAGGCTCGGGCCCCTGACGCTCAGCGACTGGCGGGCCCACCGCGAAGAGCTTTCGCGGTTCTGGTCGCAGCTGGTGGTCGATCCTTCGGGGGACCCCCCGACGGGCCTGCATGTGCACGTGGAAATGCCTCCGGAGGTGCGGGATGCCGGGCTTACCGAGAAGCAATTTTTCGCCCGGCTGGCGCGGTTGTGGGAGTGGTGTGAAGGCCCGCTGGTCGTGTTCCGGAACTCCGCCCGCAGCAGATATGCTTCTTCGTGGGACGAAGAGTTCAAGCAAAAGGTTGCTGGTGCGGTCCGGGAAGGTTTGTACGGAGTGAACCGGTACCACACGCTCAACCTGGCTGCCTATCCAGAACACGGGACCGTCGAGTTCAGGCTGTGGGACGCCACCAGCTCTTTCGAGGAGGCGGAGGAACGCGCCGTGCTGTGCCTGGCAGTGGTTTGGGTAGCGGCAGTGGGCTGCGGAGAGCGGACCCACAGGAGCGCGGTGGAGGAAACACGAGATATTGTAAATGCCGGCCGGAGGGCACTTGCGCTGCTCAGGTTGGGCATGCCTGCCTCTTCGAGAGGCACGCACTTACGAGTGTAGCATGTAAGAACTATCAATGCGAGGAGGAACACAGGAAGTGTCTGTTTTTGACGCCCTGCTTGAAGCTATTGAACAAGAAATGTTTGGGGGCGCAGTGCCCCGGGATGCAACGGGCGTGGTACCGCCGGAAGAGGAAGTCCAGCGGTTCGAGCGCATCATGAGCACTGTGCCGCATGGTGACACAGAATCGCTTGCCCCCGCTTACCAGCGGATGAGGGAGGAAATGGGCAGGGATTTTCTGGCTTTGGGATTGATGGCGGGGGGCTACCCCCCGCGGGTGGAGCCGTTCCTTACGGGCCGCGACCATCGGGTTGTCGTGGCCGCTGCGCTCATGACCTACCCCGAGAGCGGCGGGCTCTGGTGGCGCACGGCACGCCTGCTCGGCTTCCGCCAGATGGCCGCGATGCCGCCGCGGGAAGTCCTCCGGGTAGTGCGCACTTCGAGGGAGTTCCGGCCCCGCGCCCGCCGGTTTGTCAACGGGTGCGTGAGGCGGTACGTCGGCGCCCTGGCGAGGGACCGGGACGCCTGGCAGGCACAGGTGCTGCTGGACGGCCGGTCGCTCGACGAACTCATAAGGTACTGTAACGTTCCCGTACCGGCGGAGCACATGGAGGTGCTCCGCAGCAGGAAGGCCTGGGAGGCTGAGGCGTGGCCGCGTTTGGCCCTGGCCCGGGAGCTTTCCGAAGCGGCACGACAGGGAGACCGTGAGCGGGTGACCTCATTGCTGAAAGAGGCGGGGAGAAACTTGCCCTTGCTGTATGTCGAAGGGCTGGTGAATATCTACGAACCCGGTGTCGCGCCGTACGCCGTGGGGATGATGACCCCGAAGCAGCTGCTCCAAAGGATGGACCGCCTGGCGCGGGGCGGACTGCTGGAAAACTCAGACGTCCGGGAAAAGGTCTTATCTCTGCTGGAAAGGGCAACACGGGACGAGAGGGTGGCACCGGCCGACGTGCGGCGCGTGAGGGAAACGGTGGGAAGCAGCCTGCCGGAGGAATTTCGGGTTGCTCTTGAGCGGCTGGAGGAAGAGAGGCGGGAGCGCCTCGTGGCCGGTCCGATGGGAGCGGCTTCGTGGCGGGGAAAGAGTGTATGTTTGATCGTCGACCGTTCTGGTTCCATGGAGCCCGCCATCGTCGCGGCGTCCCAGCTTGCGGCGTACCTGGCCGACCAGGGGGCCAACGTAAAAGCCGTGGCTTTCGCGGAAAAGGCGTCCGTAGTGGAGCCGGAGGTGGCACCTGACGGCAGGCCAGACTGGAGGGCAACCTTCGCCGGGCTGCGCGCGTCGGGCTGGACGTCCATCGGTTCGGGCATCAACCTGGCCCACCGGGTTGCCCCGGACGCGGACCTGTGGGTAGTTCTGACGGACGGGGCGGAGAACAGGCCTCCATACGTTGACCGACAATCCCCCCGGCCGCAGAACGGGAGGGTTGCTGTCATGTGGTTCAACCGTAGCCCCAGCCGGGGCTTTTTCGAGTGGTGCTCGGCAGTGGGGGCGGAAGAGTTTCACCCGCAGGTTCGGGGAGGCCGGCTCGACTTTGCCGCCCTGGACGACCTGGTGCGGCTGTGTATGGGCAGCGATGCGGTAAGGGAATGGCTGAGTACGGTACCCTCCCACGTAGTCGACGCACTGCTGCGGGGCGCGGATGAAAAAGCGCACGCGGTCGTAGACGCCCTGGTAGCGCAGCGTCCGTCCCGTGGGCTGCACCTGTAAGAACAGCGAAAGGAGGTGAAGGGGCGGTAACGCCTGGTGTTATGGGGGAAGTGGTAAACAGCTTCATCTGCTTGAGGAGCAAGCAGCTGGGCAGGGAAATTGACCCTAATTTGCATGTTAGGGAGCGGCTTTTTCAGGTAGAGGCTGAGTTAAACAGGCTGATGGATATCTATGCGCCGGAAGTGGCCCTGCGCTACCTGATAAAAAACGGCAGGCCGCAGCTAAGCGATGAAGAGTTTACCGCGCTCCAGAAGCGCGTAAGGGAGGTGATGGCGGAAGAAAAGCGGCTCAAAGAAGTCTTGAATAATACTTGTGGGGAAGGAATGGTTTAACCTGCCAACGTTATCTGTCAAAGGAATAAACCCAAAGGAATAAACCTGGGAAGAAGGGGATGATGAATTATGGACCATGAATGGTATTACCAGAAGTTTAAAGAACTCAGCACTCTGCGGGAACAGAAGGCCCGGGAGCTCGAGGCGGACGTCCTGCTGGCATCACAGCTCAGAGACCAGCTGCGCGAGGTGAATTCGCGGGTCGTCCGCAACTTATGGGCCCACGGGGTGGTGCTGCCTGTACAGATGGCGTACATGAAGGCGGCCGGAGACCTCAAGAAGGCAGCTCGAGAAGTAAGAGAGGGGGTGGCAGCAGGATTTGACCGTGCCGTAAGTGTTCTGGATGAAGTAAAAGAGCGTGTTGACGGCGCGGCCAGGAAGGCTGTGGAGCGTGCCGCCGAAAAGGAAAAACAGCTG harbors:
- a CDS encoding amidoligase family protein, yielding MLNIDFWRMRFGVEVEALDGPVECPLGRRGTDHGGRVYEYRLGPLTLSDWRAHREELSRFWSQLVVDPSGDPPTGLHVHVEMPPEVRDAGLTEKQFFARLARLWEWCEGPLVVFRNSARSRYASSWDEEFKQKVAGAVREGLYGVNRYHTLNLAAYPEHGTVEFRLWDATSSFEEAEERAVLCLAVVWVAAVGCGERTHRSAVEETRDIVNAGRRALALLRLGMPASSRGTHLRV
- a CDS encoding recombinase family protein, which codes for MRAAVYVRVSTEKQAEKGFPLEDQIERGTQKAKELGASEAVVFADEGHSEADPLTPLQQQLLHEVREGKFQLVICLAEDRRVGNLADQLAFASEVEKYARLEFVSCYKENPSLPGDRVASQEEYEEYLKSEKWQEFRKAVIEHYGYQCVLCGEKKGLEVHHLHYETLGCECVDDVVVLCRDCHVRVHSEGIGFVMGVSWCPECIFYGTPRCKGQPYWCMKGHVGCIYGIKVVYGICPRCGAEIEEPYESLCSWCLDQIREE
- a CDS encoding HNH endonuclease signature motif containing protein, with amino-acid sequence MSVTEQGISVDDLNLMGTTRRIKDPKTIQAMKKPYCELCGQKAYGEPHHIKTRGSGGSDIPENLIQLCWEHHVAAHSGRLSREELVGIVAAREGKTPEEICRIIGLNLRVDQIIVKRLPPAEAGLEELFQALVDLEEVDDDSRFLKGEIMAELARREIKVGEIATYARCSAALVREYIKTYEAFPDESTRVPELSHYHHRLAANTPDPQYWIQEAAKHQWSTRQMREAIKAAMGELMTEEEKMFVKAEEALKLAVKVRNYGGEPWEWLSARLEELLAGIVLPVKEGNAPEAA
- the rnc gene encoding ribonuclease III; this translates as MLLVFRGVVEEVSPNRTEALKALAVRVQIEPVPNVLLLLDLALTHPTYAFENGLSEHNQRLEFLGDAVLNLVVAEQLYREFPDASEGELTQMRAALVCEASLAEAAGKLGLGEFLLLGRGEERAGGRYRRSNLADALEAVAGALYLAGGLPAVWRLAEGVLGTGLKEKKSLTLIDAKTRLQELVQGKKRENVSYRVLGEWGPDHDKCFRVGVFYRGKLLATGEGRSKKEAEQEAARVALERVECGDLRLV
- a CDS encoding DEAD/DEAH box helicase yields the protein MIRRKGDKLLLRLRDYQQEAVNAVVSEYRNGVTRQLVVIPTGGGKTVVFAYIAKLLGYPTLVLAHRDELVRQAADKFGMVWPEASVGIVKAQEDDHQGRDVVIASVQTLSREERLSRFSPERFGFLVVDEAHHAVAPTYLRVFDRLGFMGGDPGKLLLGVTATGFRGDGIGLGRVFEKITFQRSVIALIRAGYLVDVKALAVRSQVDISEVTIRGGDFGEKELGFILNTPTRNEMVVKAYLEHAAGRRAIAFTADVQHAKDLAAAFRDCGVEAEPVWGEMPYSERVEVLRRFAAGKVRVVTNCGVLTEGVDIPATDCIIMARPTRSRVLYMQMLGRGLRLYPGKEDCLVIDVCDNCARNDALTLPTLFGVESARDGLLDAIRKKRAAREEAEVSGRAGVEVALPPELGGTLPLEVTVEEVDVFARSAFRWVVAGDIMRLPVGPGEYIYLVPLGGGLYNVEHRAEGGAKVLNSRPLDIGYAQGLAEEYLREKLGWKAQNFASREAPWRKLPPTDRQVELLLKLGLYVPGMTRGDASDALEKFFAAKQLRKEARQKGAGMRA
- a CDS encoding single-stranded DNA-binding protein yields the protein MLNRTFLIGRLATDPELQYTGSGVARAFFVLAVDRKPDAEGKKGTDFIPVVLWRKLAETCAAHLKKGRLVAVDGKLHSRDFQGKDGQRRRELEVVAEDVRFLDRPPEAKEPFNLDELGTEVPFDEDDLPF
- a CDS encoding vWA domain-containing protein; protein product: MSVFDALLEAIEQEMFGGAVPRDATGVVPPEEEVQRFERIMSTVPHGDTESLAPAYQRMREEMGRDFLALGLMAGGYPPRVEPFLTGRDHRVVVAAALMTYPESGGLWWRTARLLGFRQMAAMPPREVLRVVRTSREFRPRARRFVNGCVRRYVGALARDRDAWQAQVLLDGRSLDELIRYCNVPVPAEHMEVLRSRKAWEAEAWPRLALARELSEAARQGDRERVTSLLKEAGRNLPLLYVEGLVNIYEPGVAPYAVGMMTPKQLLQRMDRLARGGLLENSDVREKVLSLLERATRDERVAPADVRRVRETVGSSLPEEFRVALERLEEERRERLVAGPMGAASWRGKSVCLIVDRSGSMEPAIVAASQLAAYLADQGANVKAVAFAEKASVVEPEVAPDGRPDWRATFAGLRASGWTSIGSGINLAHRVAPDADLWVVLTDGAENRPPYVDRQSPRPQNGRVAVMWFNRSPSRGFFEWCSAVGAEEFHPQVRGGRLDFAALDDLVRLCMGSDAVREWLSTVPSHVVDALLRGADEKAHAVVDALVAQRPSRGLHL